The Methanosarcinales archaeon genome window below encodes:
- a CDS encoding MBL fold metallo-hydrolase: MNKFIRIPLGTSNSYLIKAEDGYLLVDAGNRHQADRFMECLNAHDISPTQIRLIILTHTHFDHIGSLAEIRKL; encoded by the coding sequence ATGAATAAATTTATACGGATCCCACTGGGGACGTCCAACTCATATCTTATCAAAGCTGAGGATGGATACCTCCTGGTGGATGCTGGTAATAGACACCAGGCAGACAGATTTATGGAATGTCTGAATGCTCATGATATTTCGCCTACCCAGATACGGTTAATAATTTTAACCCATACACATTTTGATCATATTGGCAGCCTTGCCGAGATCCGGAAGCTCTG